The Flavobacteriales bacterium genome segment CTAGGTTTATTAATCGATTTTCATTGCCAATAAAAAAGGCAATTAAAAATGAGCACCTAGACTTTCAAGTTAAAATCAGACTTAAATCAATCTATTCCATTTGGAATAAGATGAAAAAAAAGAACATCAATTTTGATGAAGTATATGACATCTTCGCAATTCGAATTATCATTCAGTCAAGAGAAAATAATGAAAAAGCCGACTGTTGGAAAATATATTCAATTGTAACTGACCATTACTACCCTAATCCAGATCGGCTCCGTGATTGGATTACAACGCCTAAAGCAAATGGTTATGAGTCGTTGCATACAACAGTAATGAGTCCAACAGGAAAATGGGTAGAAGTCCAGATTCGATCCGAAAGAATGGATCACATTGCTGAAAAAGGATATGCTTCACATTGGCAATACAAACAATCTGAAGGAAAATCTAAATTTGATGACTGGATGGCTCGAATAAGGGAAGCTTTTGAAAGTCCAGATACAAATGCCGTTGATTTTGTAGATAATTTCAAGATGAACCTATTGACAGATGAAATCTTCGTCTTCACCCCTGCCGGTCATCTACTTAAGCTCCCAAAAGGAGCTACAGCATTAGACTTCGCCTTTGAGATTCACAGTCAACTAGGAATTAACTGCCTTGGTGCTAAAATTAATCATCAGCTTGTTCCCCTAAGTCATAAATTAAGGAGTGGTGATCAAATAGAGATTGTTACCTCCACTAAGCAAACGCCGAAAAACGAATGGCTTGATTACGTTGTAACTACTAAAGCAAAATCAAAAATAAAAAGTGTTCTAAAAAAGAAGGAAACAAGATTCGTTAAAGCCGGACAAAAGAAACTTGAAAAACTTTTCCGGACGCATAAAATATCTCTTAATAATCAAAACATCAATGTGTTAATGGACTACTACAAGACAAATTCAAATGTTGAGTTTTATTATAATATTTCAATGGGAAAAATCAATCTAGAGAACTTTAATGCCTTTAATATTAATAAGGGAATGATTGAATTAACTACTGAATCCATTAAGAAAATGGAATCTCTTGAGGAAATCGTAAAAACAGCTAGGGGAAAATCAGGTCAACTCATTGTAGGTGATGGTATTGACACATTCGAATACAATCTATCTTCCTGTTGTAATCCAATTCCTGGAGATAAAGTATTTGGCTTTATCACAGAA includes the following:
- a CDS encoding bifunctional (p)ppGpp synthetase/guanosine-3',5'-bis(diphosphate) 3'-pyrophosphohydrolase produces the protein MKDFTNLKIDLAQEKKEILKSYRTLLKSYKGKLEKSDKVMIRKAFDLALDAHNGMRRKSGEPYIYHPIAVAQICSSEIGLGTISIVASLLHDTVEDTEVTLGDIDAMFGPKVAKIIDGLTKVSSVFDKSDSLQAENFRRMLLTISDDVRVILIKLADRLHNMRTLDSMRKDKQLKIASETLFLYSPLAHRFGMYAIKTELEDLGLKYTEPDVYNDISSKLEKTKTVRTRFINRFSLPIKKAIKNEHLDFQVKIRLKSIYSIWNKMKKKNINFDEVYDIFAIRIIIQSRENNEKADCWKIYSIVTDHYYPNPDRLRDWITTPKANGYESLHTTVMSPTGKWVEVQIRSERMDHIAEKGYASHWQYKQSEGKSKFDDWMARIREAFESPDTNAVDFVDNFKMNLLTDEIFVFTPAGHLLKLPKGATALDFAFEIHSQLGINCLGAKINHQLVPLSHKLRSGDQIEIVTSTKQTPKNEWLDYVVTTKAKSKIKSVLKKKETRFVKAGQKKLEKLFRTHKISLNNQNINVLMDYYKTNSNVEFYYNISMGKINLENFNAFNINKGMIELTTESIKKMESLEEIVKTARGKSGQLIVGDGIDTFEYNLSSCCNPIPGDKVFGFITEDEIKIHRINCPNATQLMSNYSYQVVRAKWTDQELIAFLVGLQLTGIDEIGMVNSITQVISSELNVNIRSMHFDSHDGIFEGSIMVYVDNTKHLESMIGKLKKIKGMNIVSRLDAK